In the genome of Columba livia isolate bColLiv1 breed racing homer chromosome 10, bColLiv1.pat.W.v2, whole genome shotgun sequence, one region contains:
- the LMOD3 gene encoding leiomodin-3 isoform X2: MEGKAGGSGEAHGGRGPGAEGKERHYKNERLSNSGTPCGETNKGGSDKEREEEKEEAAAEEEEEEEDEDDDDEEEEEDETELETKETDTNENHHSDQISKKPGTELGKVTEKPNENENKISKLNIPKKLALDTSFMKLSARPSGNQTNLEDSLQKVRKNNPDVKEVNLNNIENVPKEMLIDFVNAMKKNKNVKTFSLANVGADDNVAFALANMLRENRSITTLNIDSNCISGKGIIAIMRCLQYNETLTELRFHNQRSMLGHQAEMEIARLLKANATLLKMGYHFELPGPRMVVTNLLSRNLDKQRQKRQEEQRQQQMKEQRELIAMLENGLGLPPGMWEMLGGPLPQPGMHKPPQAPKPPVPTAVSLSKRQESARQPAPEQPLRENPVSFRVVKLKKIQRKPAVPEYVEPAEKTNLKDVIKTLKPVPRRRPPPLVEITPRDQLLNDIRQSNVAYLKPVPLPKQLE, translated from the coding sequence ATGGAAGGAAAGgccggcggcagcggcgaggcGCACGGTGGAAGGgggccaggagcagagggaaaagagagacaTTACAAAAATGAGCGTTTGTCCAACTCAGGAACACCATGTGGGGAGACAAACAAAGGTGGAAGCGataaagagagagaggaggagaaggaggaagcagcagcagaggaggaggaggaggaagaagatgaagatgatgatgatgaagaggaagaggaagatgagaCTGAATTGGAAACAAAGGAAACTGACACCAATGAGAACCATCACAGTGATCAGATAAGTAAGAAACCAGGTACTGAATTGGGAAAAGTCACAGAAAAgccaaatgaaaatgagaataaaatatcaaaattaaaCATACCCAAAAAGTTAGCACTGGATACCAGCTTCATGAAGCTAAGTGCCAGGCCTTCGGGAAACCAAACAAATTTAGAAGACAGTTTGCAGAAAGTTCGAAAAAACAACCCAGATGTGAAAGAGGTCAATCTGAACAACATAGAAAATGTCCCCAAAGAGATGCTGATAGATTTTGTCAATGCCATGAAGAAGAATAAGAACGTAAAAACGTTCAGTTTGGCCAATGTGGGGGCTGATGACAACGTGGCGTTCGCGTTGGCCAACATGCTGCGGGAGAACAGGAGCATCACCACGTTGAACATCGATTCCAATTGCATCTCTGGCAAAGGGATCATTGCCATCATGAGGTGCCTGCAGTACAACGAGACGCTGACAGAGCTCCGCTTCCACAACCAGCGCAGCATGCTAGGCCACCAGGCAGAAATGGAGATCGCCAGGCTGCTGAAAGCCAATGCCACCCTCCTTAAAATGGGGTATCACTTCGAACTGCCCGGCCCCAGGATGGTGGTGACCAACCTGCTCAGCAGAAATCTGGACAAGCAGAGGCAAAAGAGGCAggaggagcaaaggcagcagcaaatgAAAGAGCAGAGGGAGTTGATAGCGATGCTGGAGAATGGACTGGGGTTGCCTCCTGGCATGTGGGAAATGCTGGGGGGGCCACTGCCCCAGCCAGGGATGCACAAACCCCCACAAGCCCCAAAGCCACCCGTCCCCACAGCTGTGTCTCTGAGCAAAAGGCAGGAGAGTGCAAGGCAACCAGCCCCCGAGCAGCCACTCAGAGAGAACCCCGTCAGCTTTAGAGTGGTCAAGCTGAAGAAGATTCAGCGCAAACCCGCTGTGCCGGAGTACGTGGAACCTGCTGAGAAAACCAACCTTAAAGACGTCATCAAAACGCTTAAACCAGTTCCCAGGAGAAGACCTCCTCCCCTTGTCGAAATAACCCCAAGAGATCAGCTACTAAATGACATCCGTCAGAGTAATGTCGCTTATCTTAAACCC
- the LMOD3 gene encoding leiomodin-3 isoform X1: MSELSQNSDEEVCPEDIDEDEILANLSPEELKELQCEMEVMAPDPQVPTGMIQKDQTEKPPTGSFDHRSLVDYLYWQKASRRMLEDERVPVTLLPSERSAAEEMEGKAGGSGEAHGGRGPGAEGKERHYKNERLSNSGTPCGETNKGGSDKEREEEKEEAAAEEEEEEEDEDDDDEEEEEDETELETKETDTNENHHSDQISKKPGTELGKVTEKPNENENKISKLNIPKKLALDTSFMKLSARPSGNQTNLEDSLQKVRKNNPDVKEVNLNNIENVPKEMLIDFVNAMKKNKNVKTFSLANVGADDNVAFALANMLRENRSITTLNIDSNCISGKGIIAIMRCLQYNETLTELRFHNQRSMLGHQAEMEIARLLKANATLLKMGYHFELPGPRMVVTNLLSRNLDKQRQKRQEEQRQQQMKEQRELIAMLENGLGLPPGMWEMLGGPLPQPGMHKPPQAPKPPVPTAVSLSKRQESARQPAPEQPLRENPVSFRVVKLKKIQRKPAVPEYVEPAEKTNLKDVIKTLKPVPRRRPPPLVEITPRDQLLNDIRQSNVAYLKPVPLPKQLE; this comes from the exons atgTCTGAACTCAGCCAAAACTCAGATGAAGAAGTGTGTCCTGAGGACATCGATGAAGATGAAATCCTGGCAAACCTGTCCCCTGAGGAGCTAAAGGAGCTGCAGTGTGAGATGGAAGTCATGGCCCCGGACCCCCAAGTCCCAACCGGGATGATACAGAAGGATCAGACAGAGAAACCCCCTACCGGGAGCTTCGATCACAGGTCCCTGGTTGACTACCTGTACTGGCAGAAGGCTTCCAGACGCATGCTCGAGGACGAGAGAGTTCCCGTCACCCTTTTACCCTCTGag AGAAGTGCTGCAGAGGAGATGGAAGGAAAGgccggcggcagcggcgaggcGCACGGTGGAAGGgggccaggagcagagggaaaagagagacaTTACAAAAATGAGCGTTTGTCCAACTCAGGAACACCATGTGGGGAGACAAACAAAGGTGGAAGCGataaagagagagaggaggagaaggaggaagcagcagcagaggaggaggaggaggaagaagatgaagatgatgatgatgaagaggaagaggaagatgagaCTGAATTGGAAACAAAGGAAACTGACACCAATGAGAACCATCACAGTGATCAGATAAGTAAGAAACCAGGTACTGAATTGGGAAAAGTCACAGAAAAgccaaatgaaaatgagaataaaatatcaaaattaaaCATACCCAAAAAGTTAGCACTGGATACCAGCTTCATGAAGCTAAGTGCCAGGCCTTCGGGAAACCAAACAAATTTAGAAGACAGTTTGCAGAAAGTTCGAAAAAACAACCCAGATGTGAAAGAGGTCAATCTGAACAACATAGAAAATGTCCCCAAAGAGATGCTGATAGATTTTGTCAATGCCATGAAGAAGAATAAGAACGTAAAAACGTTCAGTTTGGCCAATGTGGGGGCTGATGACAACGTGGCGTTCGCGTTGGCCAACATGCTGCGGGAGAACAGGAGCATCACCACGTTGAACATCGATTCCAATTGCATCTCTGGCAAAGGGATCATTGCCATCATGAGGTGCCTGCAGTACAACGAGACGCTGACAGAGCTCCGCTTCCACAACCAGCGCAGCATGCTAGGCCACCAGGCAGAAATGGAGATCGCCAGGCTGCTGAAAGCCAATGCCACCCTCCTTAAAATGGGGTATCACTTCGAACTGCCCGGCCCCAGGATGGTGGTGACCAACCTGCTCAGCAGAAATCTGGACAAGCAGAGGCAAAAGAGGCAggaggagcaaaggcagcagcaaatgAAAGAGCAGAGGGAGTTGATAGCGATGCTGGAGAATGGACTGGGGTTGCCTCCTGGCATGTGGGAAATGCTGGGGGGGCCACTGCCCCAGCCAGGGATGCACAAACCCCCACAAGCCCCAAAGCCACCCGTCCCCACAGCTGTGTCTCTGAGCAAAAGGCAGGAGAGTGCAAGGCAACCAGCCCCCGAGCAGCCACTCAGAGAGAACCCCGTCAGCTTTAGAGTGGTCAAGCTGAAGAAGATTCAGCGCAAACCCGCTGTGCCGGAGTACGTGGAACCTGCTGAGAAAACCAACCTTAAAGACGTCATCAAAACGCTTAAACCAGTTCCCAGGAGAAGACCTCCTCCCCTTGTCGAAATAACCCCAAGAGATCAGCTACTAAATGACATCCGTCAGAGTAATGTCGCTTATCTTAAACCC